The genomic stretch TGGTGCCAGAATGAGCTTAGGCCGATAGACCTCACTGATAGCCGCCGCTACTTCGGCACTCTTTCGTCCACCGTATTGGCTTATCAACACGTCAATATGGCGGACGTTCGTCTCACGGAGCTCAGCCAAAGTAAGTTGCGGACTTGTGGCACCACCCAAGCTCACAACGGTGGCACCACCAGATCGATAGATGGTTAGGTTTTCACCGGCCTGCACCACCGGCGGAGGTAACCGCAGGCTTTCGACCACCGGATGGGTAATCGCCAGGGCCATAACCACGATGGTCGCGATACGCACATAGACCGCTGTGGCATCAAAATACCACCGATACCTAATTGCTAAGGCCGCAACCAGAATTAGTACCAGATGAGTCATGCGAATCGAGCCCAGCGGCAGTTGGGCGCTACGGCGAGCCACCTGGTCAATCCACCAAACCATAGTTCTGGTCGGTAGATGCAATACCGTCGCCAACTGGGGTGGGACCAAGCCCGCGGGCAAACCTGCCCCTAATCCCCACATCATGACCGGGCCCGCCACTGGTGCTGCCAATATGTTGGCCGGCAACGCTGCTAAGGGCATCGAACCAAAGGTTGGAATCAGAATCGGTGCGACAGCTAGTTGCGCCGCGGTTGTGACCGCCAGGGGGTTCGCCAAAATCCCGAACGGGGCCAAGGCCTTGGTGAGCCCCTCACTGAACCATAAAATTCCGGCCGAGGCCGCTACTGAAAGTTGAAACGCCAGTGAATCGACCAGAAACGGGTCGATCATGACCAGGACCATCACGCTTAAGGCCAACAGAACCTTGGTTTGAGACCGAAACCCCAACGCGCTACCCGTGGTGGCCAAGGCGGCCATGACTCCAGCACGCAAAACCGACGGCTCGAAGCGGGTAACCAACACGAAAAACGCCAACAAAGCCAGCGTGACCAACCAGCGCGGGTGGGGGCGCAAACGACTTAAGAGTGGTTTGGCCAGGCTCACCACGAAAGCCACATTTGAGCCTGACACAGCCAATAAGTGTGTGAGACCCGACCCAGCAAAGGCGTCAGCCAATGCATCACTCTGGTTGCGATCATCGCCTATAACCAGTCCCAAGAACAGTGCCTGGCGTTCATACCCTAGTGATTTTGAGCCTTGTTCCAGCAGACGCCGTAGTCCATTAGCGGCACCATGAATCTGTGAGGCGGGCTCGGTGGTCAGTACTTTGGCCACGGCAACTCGACCGACAATATGGCGAGTACGTAGCCAGCTGGCCTGGGGCGACAGGGGGCCTAGGCGGCCTCGAAGAATGACCTTTTCCCCCATTAAGAGCCGGCTTAGACGCGCCGCCTCGGTTCCACTTGCCCAGGCCTCATAGCGGTAATTACCGATCTTCAAATCCACCCGCAGCGAGGTACCAAACCAGTTCGGATCACCCACTAGTGTGGCTTGCCCCTCATAAGTGGCGCGCAATGGTTCGACTAACCCGGCCTCGGCTTTCGCCCCAAAATGGCTGGCCAATATGAATATCACTGCCAGCAGTGCCCATGCCCTTGGTTTGCGATACAACCAGGCCAGGGTGAGAGGAAGCACAATTATAAGCAGGGGTATAGGTCTGGCCCAATTAGCTCCAATGCCCGCCGTGGCGGCCGAAATTATGTAGAAAGTGGTGCCCTTGGGTCGCAGTCGGCTCATATCGTGACTCGTTCACGCATGGCCGCCAATTTGGCCTCGCCGATGCCACGCACGTCGATCAGATCATCGATGCTTTGAAAAGCACCGTTACGTTCGCGATGACTAATAATGGCGGCTGCCGTGGCGGGCCCAACCCCGGGCAGTGTTTCTAAGGTGGCCTGATCGGCTGTGTTTATGTTAACCAGCGCATTTTCTGGCCGCTGCGACGAGAGCTCGGGCATCGCCAGAGCAGGCACAACCTCTTCACCTTCTGATGGAATGTAGATACGGGTGCCATCAGCCAACGGTGCCGCCAGATTGAGTTGGTTAAGCTCGGCACCCTCGGCCGGGCCACCTGCGGCGGCAATAGCATCGCCAACTCGACGGCCAACTTCGAAACTGTAAACACCTGGTTGTTTGACGGCACCTGCCACATGCACCAATACGGTTGGCAACGGCTCGACGCTCGTGGCAGTCACCGGCAACGGCGCGGCATACGGGATAGAAATTTCTGCCGACGACGAGGTACTTTTCCACCAAAATAGCCAAGCGGCCAGCACTACCGCCACGGCCGTTAGGGTTGCTAACGCCAAGGCCCTGGGCGTTGTACCTACCCGATCAGCCCATTCTTCAAGAAAACTTAAGACACCGGTCTCACCATTAGCTGGTGCCGGTGGCAATGAAAATGACACTGCCTTCCCCTATGAGCTGGGCAGGTACGCAGAGGGGAAGGCAGGAGTTGTTTTTATGTTACTACGGGTTTTGCTCAGTACAACCGAGCGGTTAACTGCTTTCGAAATTGAGCGGTGCGAGGATCGGTTGGGCCCAGCACTTCCAGCAGGTCAAGAAACTCTTTGCGAGCCGTCTCGTCGGCTTTCACATTCTCTAATAACTCGCTAAGTCGTGCTTCCACGTCACCAGTTTCGGTACCCCCAGTGCGAGCAAGGGCCGCGATCCGTCGAGTTTCACCCGTTTCGGGAATTCGGGCTAGGAACTCGAGCGCTTCCCCGTTGCGCCCATCGCCTACCAACAACTCAGCAAGCTTCAAAATGGCGTGTTCATGCCCAGGATCGGCCTCTAACACTTCTCGCAGTGACTGCTCATCACCAGCTTTGAGCAGGGCAGAAATCCTGCGATCTTCCTCAGTTGGCACCAACGAGTTTACGAATGCTTCCACGGTGGCTTGTGGTTGCGCCCCCACAAAACCGTTCACGACCTTGCCACCCGACATGGCATAGACCGCGGGAATCCCTTGAACCTGAAACATTTGCGAGGCCATGGGGTTCTCGTCAACGTTGATCTTGGCCAGCACAACTTCACCGTTAGTGCGGCTCACAACGTCTTCGAGAATGGGACCTAGTGTCTTGCAAGGACCACACCATGGTGCCCAAAGATCGATCACCACTGGGGTGTCAAGCGAACGTTCGACTACCTCGCTTTGGAGGGTTGCGTCGGTCACGTCGATTATCATGCATACTCCCGAGACTTCACTGGTACCTACTTCAAGGCTACTAAGATAGATGTCACTTTCATGGATGCACGATGACAGACCTGTACACGATTTACCCCCATCCAACCTTTGACTCTCCGGTTTTGATTTTGGCCCTTGAAGGCTGGATCGACGCTGGCGGCGCTTCTAGCCGTCTCACGACGTCTATTTTGGAGGATGCCAACACCATTCCTGTAGCCAGCTTTAATGCCGATTTGCTGCTAGATCACCGATCCCGCCGTCCCATAATGCGCATTGAAGACGGCGTTCACACCGAACTGGTTTGGCCCTCTATCGAACTAGTTGGGCTTAACGATCCTCATGGTCGCGATGTGTTGGTGTTGTCGGGGGCCGAGCCTGACCATCAGTGGCAGGCGGTCGCAAGATCGGTGGTCTCTCTGGCCTCCGAATTAGGGGTGCGATTAATAATTGGGGTCGGAGCTTTTCCAGCTGCCGCACCCCACACTCGACCAGCACTTATCGCCTCCACCACCGCCAGCCCCGAGTTGGTTGACCGCCGCGGAACTATTCGATCGACTATCGATGTGCCTGCCGGTATTCAGGCGGCAATCGAGGTTGAAGCCGCCGCTGCTGGCATTCCAGCTATCGGTTTGTGGGCTCAAGTTCCTCATTATGCCGCGGGCATGCCGTACCCGGCGGCGTCGCTGTCGTTGGCGGCCAAGGTCAATGAACTTGGTAACTTGTCGTTTCCCACTGGCACGTTAGCTTCAGAAGCAACCGCCGTGACCAACCGGTTGAATAAGCTGGTGGCGGATAATAGTGAGCACACCGCTATGTTGCGCCAGCTAGAAGAGCATGTGGATGAACAAGCTGAGAACCTTCCCGAACTAGGTACGAGTACTCAAGCACCCGACGAAGCCGATTTGCCCTCGGGAGAAGAGCTGGCGGGTGAAATTGAACGATTCCTTAGGGGTCAAGGCAGCTAGTGTAAGGTTCAAACCATGAAAGTTGATGGGGGAATTGGAAACCTTACGCGTGCAGCGAGCGAAGCTAAGGCAGCGGAAGATGCTGGTTACGACGGCATT from Acidimicrobiia bacterium encodes the following:
- a CDS encoding ComEC/Rec2 family competence protein codes for the protein MSRLRPKGTTFYIISAATAGIGANWARPIPLLIIVLPLTLAWLYRKPRAWALLAVIFILASHFGAKAEAGLVEPLRATYEGQATLVGDPNWFGTSLRVDLKIGNYRYEAWASGTEAARLSRLLMGEKVILRGRLGPLSPQASWLRTRHIVGRVAVAKVLTTEPASQIHGAANGLRRLLEQGSKSLGYERQALFLGLVIGDDRNQSDALADAFAGSGLTHLLAVSGSNVAFVVSLAKPLLSRLRPHPRWLVTLALLAFFVLVTRFEPSVLRAGVMAALATTGSALGFRSQTKVLLALSVMVLVMIDPFLVDSLAFQLSVAASAGILWFSEGLTKALAPFGILANPLAVTTAAQLAVAPILIPTFGSMPLAALPANILAAPVAGPVMMWGLGAGLPAGLVPPQLATVLHLPTRTMVWWIDQVARRSAQLPLGSIRMTHLVLILVAALAIRYRWYFDATAVYVRIATIVVMALAITHPVVESLRLPPPVVQAGENLTIYRSGGATVVSLGGATSPQLTLAELRETNVRHIDVLISQYGGRKSAEVAAAISEVYRPKLILAPAGHRVRGGSAPQVGDQIKVGGLMLQVGSTTPQLEVVVCQYGALAGRLPL
- a CDS encoding helix-hairpin-helix domain-containing protein, which codes for MSFSLPPAPANGETGVLSFLEEWADRVGTTPRALALATLTAVAVVLAAWLFWWKSTSSSAEISIPYAAPLPVTATSVEPLPTVLVHVAGAVKQPGVYSFEVGRRVGDAIAAAGGPAEGAELNQLNLAAPLADGTRIYIPSEGEEVVPALAMPELSSQRPENALVNINTADQATLETLPGVGPATAAAIISHRERNGAFQSIDDLIDVRGIGEAKLAAMRERVTI
- a CDS encoding tetratricopeptide repeat protein — encoded protein: MTDATLQSEVVERSLDTPVVIDLWAPWCGPCKTLGPILEDVVSRTNGEVVLAKINVDENPMASQMFQVQGIPAVYAMSGGKVVNGFVGAQPQATVEAFVNSLVPTEEDRRISALLKAGDEQSLREVLEADPGHEHAILKLAELLVGDGRNGEALEFLARIPETGETRRIAALARTGGTETGDVEARLSELLENVKADETARKEFLDLLEVLGPTDPRTAQFRKQLTARLY
- a CDS encoding PAC2 family protein, whose product is MTDLYTIYPHPTFDSPVLILALEGWIDAGGASSRLTTSILEDANTIPVASFNADLLLDHRSRRPIMRIEDGVHTELVWPSIELVGLNDPHGRDVLVLSGAEPDHQWQAVARSVVSLASELGVRLIIGVGAFPAAAPHTRPALIASTTASPELVDRRGTIRSTIDVPAGIQAAIEVEAAAAGIPAIGLWAQVPHYAAGMPYPAASLSLAAKVNELGNLSFPTGTLASEATAVTNRLNKLVADNSEHTAMLRQLEEHVDEQAENLPELGTSTQAPDEADLPSGEELAGEIERFLRGQGS